Genomic window (Ostrinia nubilalis chromosome 23, ilOstNubi1.1, whole genome shotgun sequence):
TCTTGttgttataaaatctattgaatTTACATCCAAAAATTACCTTGTTGCTTGGGAATTGTTATGCGAGAgatacaacaacaaaaatattttgattaataatCACCTAAAGTCATTGTTTTCAATTGAGTTAATTAACAAAGAGTCTTATAAGGCATTACGCTATTTAATTGATAATgtcactaaaaacttgagatcTCTAAATACTTTGGGTCTGCCCACCGATAGTTGGGATGCCTTGATAATATATTTGGTATCTTCTAAATTAGATACTTCTACCAATTGTAAGTGGGAAGAGCATAAGAGTACCTTACCAAGCTTGCCCACACTAGAtaatttctttcaatttttGCGAAATAGGGCTGCTATTTTAGAAACTACCTCTATAAATAAGGTAGAGAAGCCCGTCTATCAATctaaaagttttcaaaagtcTAACAATAATACAACCAAGTCTTTTTCAGTGTCATTGGAAGACAATAGTGATGCAATTGCCACATCCTATACCCCTACATGTGTCATTTGTAGTCAATCTCATCCAACTCACCGATGTCCAACTTTCAAAAAGTTGTCTGTTGAAGACAGACTCAATGAAGTTACTCGACTAAAGTTATGTAATACTTGCCTTCGTAAGGGCCATATTTCTTCTCAGTGTAGACTGAAAGGATCATGTCGTATGTGCAAGTCTAGGCACAATACTTTGTTACATTTTGACAAACCCAATATTAAGGAAGCCGATAACATTACTGTTCCTTCCTTGCCTATATCTCTCTCAGCTGTTTCAGTTGGCCAAGTCCTCCTATGTACTGCTATGGTTGAGATTGAATCCAATAACAAATTGTACCAAGCGCGTGCTCTGCTAGACACGGGCAGCCAATCGTCTTTTGTGACTGATGCATTTATACAAAAATTAAGTTTGCTTACCGAGGACATCAACTCGATGAGTGTGTCTGGGATCAACAATGTCGCGTTTTCTATAACAGAACGTTGTAAGTTAACTCTAAAATCCAAGGTTAGTTCATTCAAGAAGCAGGTGCAGTGCTTAGTTGTGCCTGAGATAACTGGACTATTACCATCAATGAATGTCAATATTGAACATCTTAACTTGCCTACCGATCTTGAGCTTGCAGATCCTCTATTTTACTGTCCCTCTACTGTCGATATACTTTTGGGGGCAGACATTTTCTGGGATATTGTAGGTTCAAAGCGAATTAAGTTAGGATCCAACAAACCTATTTTGCAACAATCCCACTTAGGGTGGCTAATTTCTGGGCctataagtaatacccagcctAATAAAGACTAATTTCTGGGCCTATAAATACTACCCAGCCTAATATAAACTAATTTCTGGGCCTATATATGATACCCAGCCTAATATAAACTAATTTCTGGGCCTATGTAAACCCAGCCTATAAATGTAAACTATTTTCTGGGCCTATTTAAATACCCAGCCTAATTTATACTAATTTCTGGGCctataagtcatacccagcctaTTCTACAATCAAATTCTAATGTTCATTGTTATTTCAgtaaggaaatacatgattcactaaagttattttgggaaatTGATGAATTTCACCCCCATATGTTAAAGTTACctaattttaaacaaagacAAGATATTTTAGGGGTAAGTTAGTCTCCTAAACTAGATTAATTGCATTTCAATTGATATTGATTCAAATTTGCCAATTACTAAACTATTttatgattattctattttatgCATGACATGTAAAATTTTTGACCCACTGGGACTATTATCTGCATGCACTATTAAAGCAAAAATTATGCTACTAAAGCTTTGGAGCCTAAAATTGGACTGGGATGATCCAGTGCCGCCTAACTTATCCAAAGattggtctataattgccaacaatttaaataaactatCTTCATTATACATACCTCGCCATGTTGTTTGTAATGAACCCATATCAATTGAGTTGCATTGTTTTGTGGACGCATCACAGGATGCCTATGGCATAATATCTATCTGCGCTCAATTGACAAAGATATTAATGTTTCAgtcaagttattttattatgcgCCAAGGCTCGAGTCGCGCCTATCAAACCTACGACTATTCCGCGACTGGAGCTCTGTGGTGGCCTCTTGGGAGCTCGCCTATGTTCTAAATTGATAAAATCTctaaaattggattttaaacAAGTAGTATTTTGGACTGACtcaacaattttattaagttgGATCAAAACACCTCAAAAATTACTAAAAGCCTTTGTTTCTAACAGAATTCAAGAAATTAACGAGCTCACAAGCGGTCACACTTGGCGACACGTTCCTACGGATCTCAATCCGGCTGATTTGGCCTCTCGAGGAGTCGAACCCCAAGACCTAGAACCTACTAGTATATGGTGGTCAGGGCCTCCTTACCTAGCACACGATTATGTAGAGTGGCCACAGCAACTTATTAATTTTTCTGTTGAAGTTCCTGAATTAAAAGttcatttaaatattgaaaaacctacatttattgattttgacaaatattcgtcctttagtaaattaaaaagaatatttgcctATGTATTGCGATTTGCcaacaatgttaataaaaacaaagctaaGATTACGGGCTCACTACAAGTTGAAGAGTTGAATAAATCTCAAACattgttaattaaattctgtCAATTTGAATCTTTTCATACAGAAATTAATGCTATTTCAAAGAGCCAACCATTGCATCATAAGTCCAAACTTTTACCTCTAAATCCATTCCTCGACGCAGATGGCGTCCTACGAGTAGGAGGAAGGCTAAAATTATCTAATCACGAGTTCGATAAAAAACAtcctataattttagataaacatcgATTAACTagattgattttaattgatgAACATTTACGTCTTTTTCACGCAGGGCCTCAGCTCCTGCTAGCTTCCATCAGGGACACCTTCTGGCCCCTGGGTGGCAGGGCGCTTGCTCGCAGCGTCACGAAGGCCTGCGTCACTTGCATCCGTTGGCGCGGCAAGACTATGCAGCCCCTTATGGGCCACTTGCCGGTCAACCGCACTAATGtgtcattcccattttattattGTGGCGCCGATTTTGCCGGGCCATTTCAAATATCCAGTCGTAAAGGACGTGGCAATCGCATCACCAAATGTTATCTATGTATATTTGTATGTCTTACAACCAAGGCTGTCCACCTTGAGGTGGTCAGTGACCTAAGTActgaagtttttattttatgtcttcgACGTTTTGTATCTCGCCGCGGCAAACCCCATACGATCCATTGCGACAACGGCACTTACTTCGTTGGGGCAAACAATGAACTAAGTAGAATGTTGCGGTCAAGTCGTCAGCCCGTATGCAATTTCACTAGTAGCGAAGGCATAACCATGAAGTTTATACCGGCATACTCCCCCAATTTCGGCGGTTTATGGGAGGCCGGCGTTAAATCGtcaaaatttcatttaaaacgGGTCGCGGGCAATAGTTCGTTAACATTTGAAGAACTTACTACGCTCTTCGCGCAAATAGAGTCAATCCTCAATTCCCGCCCCCTGTCACCTCTATCTTCCGATCCTCTTGACCTGACTCCTATCACTCCTGGCCACTTCCTCATCGGTCGTCCACTCATGTCGGTGCCATCTCATCCGCTTGAAGAACTGAAGTCTACCAATCGCTACCACATCATAGAGAGACTCCGGCAGCAATTTTGGGACAGATGGAGGACGGAGTACCTATCAGAGCTCCAGGTCCGAACGAAGTGGAGGACAATGCAGCATCAAGCCAAGGAAGGCGACATGGTCCTACTCAAAGAAGACCACGCCCCACCTATGAAATGGCGCCTAGGACGGATTGTCAAACTCTACCCCGGACCCGACAATATCACCAGAGTTGTGGATGTCAACACGGCCAAAGGAATTGTCCGCCGTGCTCTCAACAAGCTCGTCGCATTGCCGCCTTCGAATGAAGTTGAAACCCAGTCACCTGCTTTCAACGGGCCCCAGTATGTTCGCGCTGCTACATCAGCGCCACCACCGGCGACGCTAGCGCCCCCTATTGTAATCAAGCATGCTCCATAGAAAGAGGTCTATGGAGCCGAGAGAATTTTTGTCTATGCGACGACCGCCAACGAAGAGCGTCGCTTCCATTCTTTTTACCGCCAAcgagaaaggctttatttttctgtaatgtacctataatattgtttaaaccgAAGTAAACCCCAATGTTCACCGAAGAATGGCTTATTATTGAAAAGGCC
Coding sequences:
- the LOC135083229 gene encoding uncharacterized protein LOC135083229, whose translation is MKFIPAYSPNFGGLWEAGVKSSKFHLKRVAGNSSLTFEELTTLFAQIESILNSRPLSPLSSDPLDLTPITPGHFLIGRPLMSVPSHPLEELKSTNRYHIIERLRQQFWDRWRTEYLSELQVRTKWRTMQHQAKEGDMVLLKEDHAPPMKWRLGRIVKLYPGPDNITRVVDVNTAKGIVRRALNKLVALPPSNEVETQSPAFNGPQYVRAATSAPPPATLAPPIVIKHAP